A single genomic interval of Anopheles marshallii chromosome 2, idAnoMarsDA_429_01, whole genome shotgun sequence harbors:
- the LOC128709212 gene encoding uncharacterized protein LOC128709212, producing the protein MGRFPLLAVLLLGVVVLVRGSSDTANVKSEVGSVTYLDVLRRITNLRGDDIRKNLRSLRQLAIQHGLISRSDVNVPEARDSSEEQSSEGEESSLESEPGQDVTAIAEGRKKGGGGGGSNNNIVVAGGGGGHDDGSYSISIEEGGHKKGKKGKKGKKGKKHRKHKRKGWKKHMKKAVPIGVGILALKAILLHFVLKKLVLATALSLLLSKKSLLVSSLIALKLLLQQPHSNDKSESSKLEVVHIPIRKEAGFHKKHQQHQIPSGKMKLPPIGTSAPSTTKATASSLSLFDPYVGTTPHQILHTHQQMTDFGGKYIPLGYETNHFHFDATPSVAAFGDSGLNSVQNVEQFFDDADELQFDRQDNGWDGWSGWNRGERYEQTRPSSPASGVVAGGTGGGGSDAGSYGGWGGTEYGSAASEQQQQQQQQTSSSYGPLNRSRYGEVYDGYRQIAQANNPPRLHQLIGRRKRKF; encoded by the exons ATGGGGCGATTTCCGTTGCTGGCGGTGCTACTGTTGGGCGTGGTTGTGCTAGTGCGTGGTTCGAGTGACACCGCTAACGTCAAGAGTGAAGTTGGTAGTGTGACATACCTGGACGTGCTGAGAAGGATAACGAACCTGCGGGGTGATGATATACGCAAGAATCTACGTTCGCTACGCCAGCTTGCCATACAGCATGGGCTGATTAGCCGCAGTGATGTGAATGTACCCGAGGCCAGGGACAGCAGCGAAGAGCAATCGTCGGAAGGGGAAGAATCTTCGCTGGAATCAGAACCGGGTCAGGATGTAACGGCCATTGCTGAAG GTCGTAAGAAGGGTGGAGGTGGAGGTGGcagtaacaacaacattgttgttgctggcgGTGGCGGCGGACACGACGACGGTTCGTACTCGATCAGCATCGAGGAAGGGGGCCACAAGAAGggcaaaaagggcaaaaaggGCAAGAAGGGCAAGAAGCACCGCAAACACAAGCGCAAGGGCTGGAAAAAGCACATGAAGAAAGCGGTTCCGATCGGAGTGGGAATACTCGCCCTGAAAGCCATACTGTTGCACTTCGTGCTGAAGAAGCTTGTGCTGGCGACGGCCCTGTCGTTGCTGCTGAGTAAAAAATCACTGCTCGTGTCGTCGCTGATTGCGCTGAAgctgttgctgcagcagcCACATAGCAATgacaagagcgaaagcagcaAGCTGGAGGTGGTCCACATTCCGATCCGCAAAGAGGCTGGTTTCCACAAgaagcaccagcagcaccagatACCATCGGGCAAGATGAAGTTGCCACCCATCGGTACGTCGGCGCCGAGCACGACCAAGGCCACGGCTTCTAGTCTGTCACTGTTCGATCCGTACGTCGGGACCACGCCGCACCAGATCCTGCACACGCACCAGCAGATGACTGACTTTGGTGGCAAGTACATCCCGCTCGGGTacgaaacaaaccatttccacTTCGATGCCACCCCGTCGGTGGCCGCTTTCGGTGATTCGGGCCTCAACTCGGTGCAGAACGTGGAACAGTTCTTTGACGATGCAGACGAGCTGCAGTTTGATCGGCAGGACAACGGTTGGGACGGTTGGAGCGGATGGAACCGTGGTGAGCGGTACGAGCAGACGAGACCGTCTTCACCAGCTAGCGGTGTAGTGGCAGGCGGTactggcggtggtggtagcgACGCTGGTTCTTACGGCGGTTGGGGTGGAACGGAGTACGGTTCAGCAGCgtcggagcagcagcagcagcagcagcagcaaacgagcAGTAGCTACGGTCCGCTTAATAGGAGTCGGTATGGTGAAGTATATGACGGTTACCGGCAGATAGCGCAGGCCAATAACCCGCCACGGCTGCACCAGCTAATCGGTAGGAGAAAGCGAAAGTTCTAA